Proteins from a single region of Chlamydia buteonis:
- the fumC gene encoding class II fumarate hydratase encodes MRQENDSLGIIEVPEDKLYGAQTARSQKYFSWAPEVMPQEVIRALVWIKKCAAKANRDLGFLDSKYCDMIVSASDEIIAGNFDEHFPLKVWQTGSGTQSNMNVNEVIANLAIQRHGGVLGSKTPIHPNDHVNKSQSSNDVFPTAMHIAAVISLKKKLIPALDHLQRALDAKVAEFRDCVKIGRTHLMDAVPMTLGQEFSGYSSQIRQCLERVAFSLTHMYELAIGGTAVGTGLNVPEGFIDKMIYYLRQETGEPFIVSSNYFSALSNHDILVHAHGVLATLSCALTKIATDLSFLGSGPRCGLGELLFPENEPGSSIMPGKINPTQCEALQMVCAQVIGNNQAIIVGGSRGNFELNVMKPLIIYNFLQSVDILSGGMQAFSDYFVSGLRVNKLRLKEYLDNSLMLVTALTPVLGYDKCSKIALKAFHENLSLKEACMQMGYLSAEEFDRLVVPESMVGKH; translated from the coding sequence ATGCGGCAAGAAAATGATAGTTTAGGAATCATAGAAGTCCCTGAAGACAAGTTGTATGGAGCACAAACAGCGCGTTCTCAGAAGTATTTTTCCTGGGCTCCTGAGGTTATGCCTCAAGAAGTTATTCGAGCGTTAGTATGGATTAAAAAATGTGCTGCTAAGGCAAATCGTGATTTAGGTTTTCTAGATTCAAAATATTGTGACATGATTGTTTCTGCTTCTGATGAGATTATAGCAGGAAATTTTGATGAGCATTTTCCTCTAAAAGTTTGGCAGACAGGTAGTGGAACGCAATCAAATATGAATGTGAACGAGGTGATTGCGAATCTAGCTATTCAACGTCACGGTGGTGTTTTAGGTAGCAAAACACCAATACATCCTAATGATCATGTAAATAAATCCCAATCTTCCAATGATGTGTTCCCAACAGCTATGCATATTGCTGCAGTGATTAGTTTGAAGAAGAAATTAATTCCCGCTCTGGATCATTTACAGCGAGCGTTAGATGCTAAGGTTGCGGAATTTCGAGACTGTGTCAAGATCGGCAGAACACATTTAATGGATGCTGTTCCTATGACATTAGGGCAGGAATTTTCTGGTTACAGTAGCCAAATACGTCAATGTTTAGAGAGAGTGGCTTTTTCTCTTACACACATGTATGAATTGGCCATAGGAGGAACAGCAGTAGGAACAGGATTAAATGTTCCTGAAGGTTTCATAGATAAGATGATTTACTATTTGCGTCAAGAAACAGGAGAGCCTTTTATTGTCTCATCGAATTATTTTTCAGCATTATCGAATCACGATATTTTAGTACATGCTCATGGTGTTTTAGCTACTTTATCATGTGCTTTAACCAAGATTGCTACAGATTTAAGTTTTTTGGGATCAGGTCCTCGATGCGGTTTAGGAGAATTATTATTTCCTGAGAATGAACCGGGATCTTCGATAATGCCTGGGAAGATCAACCCGACGCAATGCGAAGCTTTGCAAATGGTGTGTGCTCAGGTTATTGGTAATAACCAGGCAATAATTGTTGGCGGAAGTCGAGGAAACTTCGAACTTAATGTAATGAAACCTTTGATAATTTATAACTTTTTACAATCTGTAGATATACTCTCAGGTGGTATGCAAGCCTTTTCTGATTATTTTGTTTCGGGTTTGCGAGTGAATAAGCTTCGACTTAAAGAATACTTAGATAACTCTTTGATGCTCGTTACTGCCTTAACTCCTGTTTTAGGTTATGATAAATGCTCTAAAATCGCTTTGAAAGCCTTTCATGAAAATCTAAGTTTAAAAGAAGCCTGTATGCAGATGGGC
- a CDS encoding ABC transporter substrate-binding protein yields MKKKLLCYCLTTSFLLLFWEYFAKNNPSFSFLCPPPSKIAVNFLNSINLIFSSSWYTLQGILGGFFLALLLSIGLVILMLAYKPAKDLLNPFFIFVQCTPMFTLAPLIVLWFGWGLNAVIVPTALTVFFPLTITIYQGITSTPEELLEQFILHQATKQQIFTKLRLPHALPHIFSGLKIAMGSAGFAAIAGEWVASQSGLGILILESRRNYDMEMTFAGLFALTLLTFTLFQSILLIEKLTFALFRIEKTTKKYRLPNKKFACLLIPLLILPLWKLKTKQVHHSNLTPITLLLDWTPNPNHIPLYVGVSKGFFRDQGIDLHIQKSTDAGAVIPHVLFEQVDLTLYHALGIIKTSLKGAPIQIVGSLIDSTLQGFIYRKESNISKIEDLNNKVLGFCLNNSRDLACLLETLRLHGVVPSEVRNISSDLISPMLLKKIDFLYGAFYNIEGVKLETLGMPVGCFLSDSYGLPTGPQLLLCGKKNTKATSPEVVEAIQIALQRSINYCQKNPKKSFQAYIKATHDTPKIIKDEFLQWKITLPLLSKSQEPLNKNLIDTLLQAILKRYPNLADKMVSFSPDQIYPSNSQVCQDEKKREQDEIKHLEELPLASAQH; encoded by the coding sequence ATGAAAAAAAAACTTTTATGTTATTGTCTAACTACTTCATTTTTACTTTTGTTTTGGGAGTATTTTGCTAAAAATAATCCCTCCTTTTCCTTTTTATGCCCTCCACCATCGAAAATAGCTGTTAATTTTTTAAATTCTATAAATCTTATTTTTTCTTCCTCCTGGTATACTCTCCAAGGGATTTTAGGGGGATTCTTTTTAGCCCTATTATTGTCTATAGGACTCGTAATCCTTATGCTAGCCTATAAACCAGCAAAAGATCTCCTGAACCCATTCTTCATATTTGTGCAATGTACACCCATGTTTACCCTAGCACCTCTAATCGTACTATGGTTTGGCTGGGGATTGAATGCCGTGATTGTTCCAACAGCGCTTACAGTATTTTTCCCATTAACAATCACGATTTATCAAGGGATAACATCAACTCCTGAAGAACTTCTAGAGCAATTTATTTTACATCAAGCAACAAAACAACAAATTTTCACTAAGCTACGTCTCCCCCATGCTCTTCCTCATATATTTTCAGGACTCAAAATTGCTATGGGATCTGCAGGATTTGCAGCAATAGCTGGAGAGTGGGTAGCTTCACAATCTGGTTTAGGGATTCTTATTCTAGAAAGTCGAAGAAACTATGATATGGAAATGACCTTTGCAGGATTGTTTGCTTTAACCCTTCTCACATTTACTCTCTTTCAAAGCATTTTACTAATTGAGAAACTGACCTTTGCTCTCTTTCGCATAGAAAAAACAACAAAGAAATATAGACTGCCTAATAAAAAATTCGCTTGTTTACTCATCCCATTACTCATTCTACCTCTATGGAAGCTTAAAACTAAGCAAGTACACCACAGTAATCTCACCCCTATAACTTTACTTTTAGACTGGACTCCTAACCCTAACCATATCCCTCTATATGTAGGAGTATCCAAAGGATTTTTCCGAGATCAAGGTATAGATTTACATATTCAAAAAAGTACAGATGCAGGTGCTGTTATTCCCCATGTTCTATTTGAACAGGTAGATCTTACCCTATACCACGCTCTTGGAATAATAAAAACTTCTCTAAAAGGAGCTCCTATACAAATAGTCGGGTCTTTAATCGACTCTACACTACAAGGGTTTATCTATAGGAAAGAAAGTAATATTTCAAAAATAGAAGATTTAAATAATAAAGTTTTAGGATTCTGTTTAAACAACTCACGCGATCTTGCCTGTTTACTAGAGACATTACGTCTACACGGTGTTGTTCCCTCGGAAGTACGAAATATAAGCTCAGATTTAATCTCTCCAATGTTATTGAAAAAAATAGATTTCCTCTATGGAGCTTTTTACAATATAGAAGGCGTGAAACTAGAAACATTGGGAATGCCTGTAGGCTGCTTCCTCTCTGATTCCTACGGTCTTCCTACAGGGCCTCAGCTCCTTCTATGTGGAAAAAAAAATACGAAAGCCACATCTCCAGAAGTTGTTGAGGCCATACAAATAGCTCTTCAAAGAAGCATTAACTATTGCCAAAAAAACCCTAAAAAATCCTTCCAAGCGTATATTAAAGCTACACACGACACACCTAAAATCATTAAAGACGAATTTCTTCAATGGAAAATCACACTCCCTCTATTGTCGAAATCTCAAGAGCCATTAAATAAAAATCTAATCGACACCTTGTTACAAGCTATCCTAAAGCGCTATCCAAACTTGGCGGATAAAATGGTCAGTTTCTCTCCAGATCAGATATACCCATCTAATTCACAGGTCTGCCAGGATGAGAAAAAACGTGAGCAAGACGAGATAAAACATCTCGAAGAACTTCCATTGGCTTCTGCTCAGCACTAA
- a CDS encoding nucleoside monophosphate kinase has product MIDKSIVESIKLYTKPFSSILLFGPPGAGKDLLGNFIAHGGSQVYVSLGDIFRCYPIESPIRQLFHKYAVSGSLIPDEDVVAVWNYYVQGLIATGKFLPDRQDLLISGLPRTVDQAKFLDSYINVRHVIILEVHEEAKLLERTQNSLYSKGRINEVGIEVLQKRLQSYQKDIDAIIQHYPIHKVSRISAEQKPMEVLRDVLSRLAHVFSHPGRPVN; this is encoded by the coding sequence ATGATCGATAAATCGATAGTTGAAAGCATAAAACTCTATACTAAACCTTTTTCCTCCATTCTTTTATTTGGTCCTCCGGGTGCTGGTAAAGATTTATTAGGAAATTTTATAGCACACGGTGGTAGCCAAGTTTATGTTTCTTTAGGAGATATTTTCCGTTGTTATCCTATAGAGTCTCCTATTCGCCAACTTTTTCATAAATATGCAGTTTCCGGATCTTTGATCCCCGATGAAGATGTTGTTGCTGTTTGGAACTACTATGTTCAGGGGTTGATAGCTACTGGGAAATTCCTTCCAGATCGTCAGGATTTACTTATTAGTGGGCTTCCGAGAACGGTAGATCAAGCAAAGTTTCTCGATTCCTATATTAATGTACGTCATGTAATTATTTTAGAAGTGCATGAAGAAGCTAAGTTACTCGAACGCACTCAAAATTCTCTCTATAGTAAGGGAAGAATTAATGAAGTTGGTATTGAAGTATTGCAAAAGCGTTTGCAGTCCTATCAAAAAGACATAGATGCGATTATTCAACATTATCCCATTCACAAGGTGTCGCGCATTAGTGCTGAGCAGAAGCCAATGGAAGTTCTTCGAGATGTTTTATCTCGTCTTGCTCACGTTTTTTCTCATCCTGGCAGACCTGTGAATTAG
- a CDS encoding MarC family protein, translating to MDTFYFLLPQACVLLLAADALTNVLVLNHILARYSRKERLSLLVRESIFALFSMFALYEAALGTLYVLKTPLCAIQVVGGLAVTLTGMRAILNLSRENSWKGFTTPSALSMVTPIALPLMIGPSWLAACCILVGKRYSFASISLILILSWVFISLTTIILQVFVSGGKDKAKVLLATQTVLGLFATIVGTQLLMSGLQLAFL from the coding sequence ATGGACACTTTTTATTTTTTATTACCTCAAGCTTGTGTATTATTGTTAGCAGCCGATGCCTTAACTAATGTTTTAGTGTTAAATCACATACTGGCGCGTTACTCAAGAAAGGAACGCTTGTCACTGCTAGTACGAGAAAGCATATTCGCCCTTTTTAGCATGTTTGCTTTATATGAAGCAGCCTTGGGCACCTTGTATGTATTGAAAACTCCCCTATGTGCAATACAAGTTGTAGGAGGTCTTGCCGTCACGTTGACGGGAATGAGGGCTATTTTAAATCTAAGTAGAGAAAATAGTTGGAAAGGCTTTACTACTCCCTCCGCCCTATCTATGGTAACACCCATCGCTTTACCTCTAATGATCGGTCCTTCTTGGCTAGCAGCTTGTTGTATTTTGGTAGGGAAACGTTACAGCTTCGCTTCAATTTCTCTTATTCTCATTCTTTCTTGGGTCTTTATTTCTCTAACCACTATAATCTTACAAGTTTTTGTCAGCGGAGGAAAAGATAAGGCAAAGGTACTCCTTGCTACCCAAACAGTACTTGGTCTGTTCGCAACGATCGTGGGTACTCAGCTACTCATGTCCGGATTACAACTCGCCTTCTTATAA
- a CDS encoding MarC family protein → MLTLINLSLLFYVLFDSPGSVPVFVSLLKRFSAKRQQRIILRECIFALVTLLLFVTFGRKFFQFLDISLYAFQFIGGVLLFSVSLKMMLVPPPVESDSSEPQSEPIFFPLAFPVITGPAVITSLLSYMEEALLSKEIIFSAMIIAWILSVFTLLSSSFFNRILGSSGLVALERLFSIALLLMSANLMLKGISIAFNIGFYIK, encoded by the coding sequence ATGCTAACTCTGATTAATCTTAGCTTGTTATTTTACGTACTTTTTGATTCTCCTGGATCTGTTCCTGTTTTCGTATCTCTGTTAAAGCGCTTCTCTGCCAAAAGGCAACAGCGTATCATTCTCCGAGAATGTATTTTTGCTCTTGTTACCCTACTACTTTTTGTCACTTTCGGAAGAAAATTTTTCCAATTTCTTGACATTTCCCTGTACGCATTTCAGTTTATTGGAGGGGTTCTACTATTCTCCGTTTCATTGAAAATGATGCTTGTACCCCCACCAGTAGAATCAGACTCATCTGAACCACAATCAGAGCCTATCTTCTTTCCCCTGGCTTTTCCTGTAATCACTGGCCCTGCTGTAATCACGTCTTTACTCAGCTATATGGAAGAAGCTTTGTTATCTAAAGAAATTATTTTCAGTGCTATGATAATTGCTTGGATACTTTCAGTATTTACTTTACTAAGTTCGAGCTTTTTTAATCGCATTCTGGGATCTTCCGGCTTAGTAGCCTTAGAAAGATTATTCAGCATTGCGTTATTATTAATGTCTGCAAACCTCATGCTTAAGGGTATTTCAATAGCATTTAACATAGGATTTTATATTAAGTAG
- a CDS encoding methionyl aminopeptidase: MKRTDPYWRGSKRKWKYCHPQTPQISWEQQKQYYASQYDIILKTPKQIEKIRYACQVTAHILDALCKASKEGVTTEDLDQLSRQLHKECDAIPAPLNYGSPPFPKTICTSLNEVICHGIPNNTPLKNGDIMNIDVSCIVDGYYGDCSNMVMIGEVSEIKKRVCQASLDCLNAAIARLKPNVPLYEIGEAIEACADSYGFSVVDQFVGHGVGIKFHENPYVPHYRNRSAIPLAPGMIFTIEPMINVGKKEGVIDPKNHWEARTCDNQPSAQWEHTLLITETGYEILTLLEK; this comes from the coding sequence ATGAAAAGAACTGATCCCTACTGGCGTGGAAGCAAACGCAAATGGAAATATTGCCATCCCCAGACCCCTCAAATATCTTGGGAACAACAAAAACAATATTACGCTTCGCAATACGATATTATTTTAAAGACTCCAAAACAAATCGAAAAAATCCGCTATGCCTGTCAAGTAACTGCGCATATACTTGATGCTCTTTGCAAAGCATCTAAAGAAGGCGTGACTACAGAGGACCTGGACCAACTCTCCCGTCAATTACATAAAGAATGTGACGCAATTCCAGCACCTCTAAATTACGGTTCTCCTCCTTTCCCGAAAACGATTTGCACTTCACTTAATGAAGTGATCTGCCACGGCATTCCTAACAATACCCCCTTAAAAAACGGCGATATCATGAATATCGATGTTTCTTGTATTGTTGATGGGTATTACGGAGACTGTAGCAATATGGTAATGATTGGAGAGGTCTCCGAGATAAAAAAACGCGTCTGTCAAGCATCTTTAGATTGTTTGAACGCAGCAATTGCCAGGTTAAAGCCCAATGTACCTCTATACGAAATCGGCGAAGCCATAGAAGCTTGTGCGGATAGTTATGGATTTTCTGTAGTAGATCAGTTTGTAGGTCACGGTGTGGGTATAAAATTCCATGAAAACCCTTATGTCCCGCATTACAGGAACCGTAGTGCTATACCCTTAGCTCCTGGTATGATATTTACCATAGAACCGATGATCAACGTAGGGAAAAAAGAAGGGGTTATAGATCCTAAAAACCATTGGGAAGCAAGAACTTGCGACAATCAACCTAGCGCACAGTGGGAACACACCCTACTTATTACTGAGACAGGTTACGAGATACTAACTCTTCTAGAGAAATAA
- a CDS encoding DUF720 domain-containing protein: MAIQPISTTSTASIASGEATQATQLPPLDPLNTPPIGALLFSIYELLLQAIEIRQQTVLTQSQQLNDNTNIQQQLNQATNQIKFAVVSAGAKEDEITRVQNQNQNYSAQRSNIQDELVTARQNGQIILSHASTNINIIQQLASQDSSFLKTTSSIGSTVNQLNKPPS; encoded by the coding sequence ATGGCAATACAACCCATTAGCACTACATCTACAGCTTCAATAGCATCTGGAGAAGCGACGCAGGCTACTCAACTTCCCCCCTTGGATCCATTAAACACACCTCCTATTGGAGCTTTGCTTTTTAGCATTTACGAGCTTCTTTTACAAGCAATTGAAATTCGACAACAAACAGTTCTGACTCAATCACAACAATTAAATGATAATACTAATATCCAACAACAATTAAACCAAGCAACTAATCAAATCAAATTTGCTGTGGTAAGCGCTGGGGCTAAAGAAGACGAAATTACTCGTGTACAAAACCAAAACCAAAACTACTCTGCTCAAAGATCAAATATTCAAGATGAATTGGTTACTGCTAGACAAAATGGACAAATTATTCTCTCACATGCATCTACGAATATCAACATCATCCAACAATTAGCCTCACAAGATTCTTCCTTCTTAAAGACAACCAGTTCTATTGGAAGTACAGTAAACCAATTAAATAAACCTCCTTCATAA
- a CDS encoding DUF720 domain-containing protein: MWLSSTPLQANPRAAINIPGTSITGGPNTATADEIIAKFAKDSNPLIITVYYVYQSVLVAQDNLSIIAQELQSNASAQTFLNNQEALYQYTTIPKNKLNDNSSAFLQDVQATNQAVGASRQALQNQISGLGNSSQVISSNLNTNNNIIQQSLQVGQALIQTFSQIVSLIANI; the protein is encoded by the coding sequence ATGTGGTTATCTTCTACACCACTGCAAGCTAACCCAAGAGCCGCTATCAATATTCCAGGAACATCTATCACAGGCGGTCCCAATACAGCAACAGCTGACGAAATTATTGCAAAATTTGCTAAAGATTCCAATCCACTGATTATTACCGTGTACTATGTATACCAATCTGTATTGGTCGCTCAAGACAACTTATCTATTATCGCTCAAGAACTTCAATCTAATGCTTCTGCTCAAACTTTTTTAAACAACCAAGAAGCTTTATACCAATACACAACTATCCCTAAAAATAAATTAAACGATAACTCATCAGCATTCTTGCAAGATGTTCAAGCAACGAACCAAGCTGTTGGAGCTTCTAGACAAGCACTACAAAACCAAATTTCAGGACTAGGAAATAGCTCCCAAGTGATTTCAAGTAACTTGAATACCAATAATAACATTATCCAACAGTCTCTACAAGTTGGTCAGGCTTTAATTCAAACATTCTCACAAATTGTGAGCTTGATAGCTAACATTTAA
- a CDS encoding CT847 family type III secretion system effector, with the protein MNVYSIAPDVDKIPTVVPPSTKVVSDSIVINKPSAIYFCISVMLQLSTSTTEFGKSIMAVLQDNTIAQQKKTKELINLPLLKVPDLQKADNFNEDKPEYKNQTEIQAYQTSNQQISANRQLIQQELSAAQQRAQANQKAVNATSTESMKLLQATTALLSSLKEYTIKANLTTSPSD; encoded by the coding sequence ATGAACGTCTATTCTATAGCACCAGATGTGGATAAAATCCCTACAGTAGTTCCCCCATCGACCAAAGTTGTTTCTGATAGCATTGTAATTAATAAACCCTCAGCCATCTACTTCTGTATTTCCGTTATGCTACAGTTATCTACATCGACTACAGAATTCGGAAAATCGATCATGGCAGTGTTACAAGATAATACGATAGCTCAACAAAAGAAAACAAAAGAGCTAATCAACCTACCCTTATTAAAAGTCCCCGATCTTCAAAAAGCTGATAATTTTAATGAGGATAAGCCTGAGTATAAAAACCAAACTGAAATCCAAGCATACCAAACTTCAAACCAACAAATCTCTGCCAACCGACAGCTTATCCAACAAGAGCTTTCCGCAGCACAACAAAGAGCCCAAGCAAATCAAAAGGCAGTGAATGCAACTTCTACAGAGTCTATGAAGTTATTGCAAGCAACTACAGCTCTCCTATCTTCATTAAAAGAATATACTATTAAAGCAAATCTAACGACATCTCCATCTGATTAA
- the tadA gene encoding tRNA adenosine(34) deaminase TadA, translating to MNIEKDIFFMNQALKEARQAYDEDEVPVGCVIVKDNKIIARGHNTTEKLQDSTAHAEILCIGAAAQYLENWRLVDTVLYCTLEPCLMCAGAIQLARIRRIVWAAPDLRLGAGGSWLNVFKEKHPFHQVECFSGICCEEAEQLMKQFFIGKRKEKNEK from the coding sequence ATGAATATAGAAAAAGATATATTTTTTATGAATCAGGCTCTTAAAGAGGCTCGCCAGGCTTATGATGAGGACGAGGTTCCTGTGGGCTGTGTGATTGTAAAAGATAATAAAATCATTGCTCGAGGTCATAACACGACGGAAAAACTTCAAGATTCGACAGCTCATGCTGAAATTTTATGCATTGGAGCTGCGGCGCAATATTTAGAGAACTGGCGTTTAGTTGATACTGTGCTCTATTGTACTCTTGAGCCTTGTTTGATGTGTGCCGGAGCTATACAACTGGCTCGCATTCGTAGAATAGTTTGGGCAGCCCCTGATTTGCGTTTGGGAGCAGGGGGGAGTTGGCTCAATGTTTTTAAAGAAAAACACCCATTTCATCAGGTGGAGTGTTTCTCCGGAATTTGTTGTGAAGAGGCTGAGCAATTAATGAAACAATTTTTTATAGGGAAGCGAAAAGAGAAAAATGAAAAATAA
- the rpsO gene encoding 30S ribosomal protein S15 has product MSLDKGTKEEITKKFQLHEKDTGSADVQIAILTEHITELKEHLKRSPKDQNSRLALLKLVGQRRKLLEYLNSTDTERYKNLISRLNLRK; this is encoded by the coding sequence ATGTCTTTGGATAAGGGAACTAAAGAAGAAATTACAAAAAAATTTCAACTTCATGAAAAGGATACCGGTTCAGCAGATGTGCAAATCGCCATATTAACAGAACACATTACAGAACTAAAAGAACACCTCAAGAGATCTCCTAAAGACCAAAATTCTCGACTAGCCCTGCTTAAGTTGGTAGGACAAAGACGAAAGCTCTTAGAGTATCTTAACTCTACAGACACCGAAAGATATAAAAATTTAATTTCAAGATTAAATCTAAGAAAATAA
- the pnp gene encoding polyribonucleotide nucleotidyltransferase gives MTFETISVTLEEGKTLVFETGKIARQANGAVLARMQETWVFSSVCAANLEEAVDFLPLRVDYQEKFSSIGKTLGGFIKREGRPTEREILTSRLIDRSMRPSLPNRLMQDIQILSYVWSYDGVTLPDPIAICGVSAALAISDVPQTSIVAGVRVGFVNNRWVVNPTKAEMDISRMELVLAGTENAILMIEGHCDFFTEDQVIEAIEFGHKHIVTICKALKDWQKQIGKEKNTSPIVSLPEEVLSAVNTLVEGKFVDLLKIKEKKAFEAASKQLENEIIEQLQEENEVFTAFNIKIAFKQAKSDFMRSLIREQGVRSDGRSVTTIRPISIDTSFLPRTHGSCLFTRGETQTMAVCTLGSEAMAQRYEDLNGEGLAKFYLQYFFPPFSVGEVGRIGSPGRREIGHGKLAEKALSHTLPDPMKFPYTIRIESNITESNGSSSMASVCGGCLALMDAGVPIKTPIAGIAMGLMLDDDHVTILSDISGLEDHLGDMDFKVAGNTEGITAFQMDIKVEGITPAIMRAALAQAKDGRQDILETMKQALAAPKTDLSQYAPRIETMQIKPNKIATVIGPGGKQIRQIIEEAGVQIDINDSGLVSISASSPQAIEKAKSIIEGLVGEVEVGKIYEGRVTSIVPFGAFVEILPGKEGLCHISEFSKQRIDNVGDFVKQGDTLTVKLLSINEKGQYKLSHKATLSE, from the coding sequence ATGACATTTGAAACTATTTCTGTTACCCTTGAAGAAGGCAAGACATTAGTATTTGAAACGGGGAAAATAGCTCGTCAGGCTAACGGCGCAGTTCTTGCTCGCATGCAAGAAACATGGGTCTTTTCATCTGTTTGTGCGGCTAACCTTGAGGAAGCTGTCGACTTTCTACCTTTAAGAGTTGACTATCAAGAAAAGTTTTCTTCTATAGGAAAAACTTTAGGTGGGTTTATTAAAAGGGAAGGCCGCCCAACAGAAAGAGAAATTTTAACTTCTCGCCTAATAGATCGCTCCATGCGTCCTTCGTTACCTAACCGGTTAATGCAGGATATTCAAATTTTATCTTACGTGTGGTCATACGACGGAGTAACTCTTCCCGACCCTATAGCAATTTGTGGTGTTTCTGCAGCCTTAGCAATTTCTGATGTTCCTCAGACTAGTATTGTAGCTGGTGTTCGTGTTGGCTTTGTGAACAATCGTTGGGTAGTTAACCCAACAAAGGCTGAAATGGATATTTCCAGAATGGAACTCGTGTTAGCAGGAACAGAAAATGCTATTCTAATGATCGAGGGACACTGTGACTTCTTTACAGAAGATCAGGTTATCGAAGCTATTGAGTTTGGTCACAAACACATTGTCACTATATGCAAAGCATTAAAGGATTGGCAAAAACAAATAGGTAAAGAAAAGAATACAAGTCCAATTGTTTCTCTTCCAGAGGAAGTCCTATCTGCTGTAAACACACTTGTGGAAGGAAAGTTTGTTGACCTCCTGAAAATTAAGGAAAAGAAAGCTTTTGAAGCTGCTTCAAAACAATTAGAAAATGAAATCATAGAACAACTCCAAGAAGAAAATGAAGTTTTCACTGCGTTCAATATTAAAATTGCTTTTAAGCAAGCAAAATCTGACTTCATGCGTAGTTTGATACGTGAACAAGGCGTACGTTCTGATGGACGTTCTGTAACTACTATTCGTCCTATCTCTATTGATACATCTTTCCTCCCAAGAACTCACGGCAGTTGTTTATTTACTCGGGGAGAAACTCAAACTATGGCCGTCTGTACTTTAGGTAGTGAAGCCATGGCCCAACGTTATGAAGACTTAAATGGTGAAGGACTAGCCAAATTTTATTTACAATACTTCTTCCCCCCCTTCTCTGTTGGAGAAGTAGGAAGGATCGGCTCCCCAGGAAGAAGGGAAATCGGTCACGGTAAACTTGCTGAAAAAGCATTAAGTCACACCCTACCCGATCCTATGAAGTTCCCCTATACTATCCGAATAGAATCCAATATTACTGAATCTAATGGTTCTTCATCTATGGCATCTGTTTGCGGAGGTTGTTTAGCTTTAATGGATGCCGGAGTTCCTATTAAAACTCCTATAGCTGGTATAGCCATGGGATTAATGTTAGATGATGACCATGTAACTATTCTCTCAGATATTTCCGGATTAGAAGATCATTTAGGCGATATGGATTTCAAAGTTGCTGGAAATACCGAAGGAATTACAGCATTTCAAATGGATATTAAAGTAGAAGGCATTACTCCTGCTATTATGCGAGCTGCCCTAGCCCAAGCTAAAGATGGTCGTCAAGATATTCTTGAAACCATGAAACAAGCTCTTGCGGCTCCTAAAACAGACTTATCCCAATACGCTCCTCGCATTGAAACAATGCAAATTAAGCCTAATAAGATCGCTACTGTTATTGGACCCGGGGGTAAGCAGATTCGTCAAATTATTGAAGAAGCTGGAGTACAAATTGATATTAATGACTCGGGTCTTGTCAGTATTTCTGCTTCTTCACCGCAAGCAATAGAGAAAGCTAAATCTATTATTGAAGGCTTAGTTGGTGAAGTTGAAGTTGGTAAGATTTACGAAGGTCGCGTAACATCTATTGTCCCTTTTGGAGCCTTTGTTGAAATCCTCCCTGGTAAAGAAGGTCTTTGCCATATTTCTGAATTTTCTAAACAACGTATAGACAACGTTGGTGATTTCGTTAAACAGGGAGACACCCTAACTGTTAAGCTGTTAAGCATCAACGAAAAAGGACAGTACAAACTCAGCCATAAAGCTACTCTCAGTGAGTAA